In a single window of the Caulobacter soli genome:
- the hisH gene encoding imidazole glycerol phosphate synthase subunit HisH, with product MQTVALIDYGSGNLRSAEKALREAARRHAIDADIVVTAEPSIVAAADRVVLPGVGAFASCRAGLDASGVYEAMNEAVHGKGAPFLGICVGHQLLASEGLEFGVTPGLDWIGGQVKKLEPRDPALTIPHMGWNAIAFSRDHVLFKGVETGAHMYFANSFALTPTDPADVLATTDHGGPFTAAVAKGNVAGVQFHPEKSQAAGLALLANFLEWRP from the coding sequence GCAGACCGTCGCCCTGATCGATTACGGGTCGGGCAACCTGCGCTCGGCCGAGAAGGCCTTGCGCGAGGCGGCCCGTCGCCACGCCATTGACGCTGACATCGTTGTCACCGCCGAACCCTCCATCGTGGCCGCCGCCGACCGCGTGGTGCTGCCCGGCGTCGGGGCCTTCGCCTCGTGCCGCGCGGGCCTGGACGCCTCGGGCGTCTATGAGGCCATGAACGAAGCCGTGCACGGCAAGGGCGCGCCGTTCCTGGGCATCTGCGTGGGCCACCAACTTCTGGCCAGCGAAGGCCTGGAATTTGGCGTCACCCCCGGCCTGGACTGGATCGGCGGCCAGGTGAAGAAGCTGGAGCCCCGCGATCCGGCCCTGACCATTCCGCACATGGGCTGGAACGCGATCGCTTTTTCGCGCGACCACGTCCTGTTCAAGGGCGTCGAGACCGGCGCCCACATGTACTTCGCCAACTCCTTCGCCCTGACGCCGACCGACCCGGCCGACGTCCTGGCCACGACCGATCACGGCGGCCCGTTCACGGCCGCTGTGGCCAAGGGCAACGTGGCGGGCGTACAGTTCCACCCCGAAAAATCCCAAGCCGCGGGGCTCGCCCTGCTCGCCAACTTCCTGGAATGGCGCCCATGA